Proteins encoded within one genomic window of Spirulina major PCC 6313:
- a CDS encoding prepilin-type N-terminal cleavage/methylation domain-containing protein, producing the protein MKQPNKSQLERGFTLIELLVVVVLIGILAAIAGPSWLGWVTQRRINAVNGRVLQAVEEARNNAQANKVPYSVAFRVIDGVPEIAVYPATLNDAAITDANTKASVDRLFEQGRTTDVKPNEVMIMTNLDGENTAAETGGLALWTGAQGVATIRSYPANTDFWSGTGNQMPTQRITFDETGALAGDDAETGLLMLVSMPVNADRNNAATATTQPITSKIRCVRVGTLLGGLQLGRSADECERFYEGDNI; encoded by the coding sequence ATGAAACAGCCCAACAAATCACAATTAGAACGCGGCTTTACGCTCATCGAGCTATTGGTTGTGGTGGTCTTAATCGGCATTTTGGCGGCGATCGCCGGGCCGAGTTGGCTTGGTTGGGTCACCCAACGCCGGATTAATGCCGTCAATGGTCGTGTGTTGCAAGCTGTTGAAGAGGCCCGCAACAACGCCCAAGCGAACAAAGTGCCCTATAGTGTCGCGTTTCGGGTGATTGATGGTGTGCCGGAAATTGCGGTGTATCCCGCAACATTAAATGATGCGGCCATCACCGATGCGAATACGAAAGCCAGTGTAGACCGACTCTTTGAACAGGGTCGCACTACGGATGTGAAGCCCAACGAGGTGATGATCATGACGAACCTCGACGGGGAAAATACCGCTGCGGAGACAGGGGGATTAGCTCTCTGGACGGGAGCGCAGGGCGTGGCAACCATCCGGAGCTATCCAGCGAATACGGATTTTTGGTCGGGAACAGGTAACCAAATGCCAACGCAACGGATCACCTTTGATGAGACGGGGGCGTTAGCGGGGGATGATGCGGAAACGGGCCTGTTGATGTTGGTCTCGATGCCGGTGAATGCCGATCGCAACAATGCGGCAACGGCCACAACCCAACCCATTACAAGTAAGATCCGCTGTGTGCGGGTGGGGACGCTGTTGGGCGGTTTGCAGTTGGGGCGATCGGCGGATGAGTGCGAGCGATTTTATGAAGGTGACAATATTTAG
- the hpsC gene encoding hormogonium polysaccharide secretion pseudopilin HpsC, whose amino-acid sequence MARLLKFLLIARLKQRKTAGFTLIELLVAMIIAVLIMIPLMSLAVNLIDTDRREQAKSTSEQELQAAADFIARDLERAIYVYDAIALTTNNNATAANSGIRDQIPPVKPAPGCTDANLCQPVLAFWTRRPVHEAVPSLDPQTRRSRNVNCSTASDAVREAYCDDTFVYSLVVYYLILNNGEDKVWSNTARIGRFELSDGVKNVDNVYLEDVDPNSVKDGNKRDPGFVPFDLGLDESIRLSMNQWRSGNKDNNNQINAEAFDASSTVQVLVDYIDQTTIADNNALPRTACPAPVTNPQIPQEGWIQSPYYGSQNPAPNPAPTSPPTDFQTYSFYSCINAEEGIVKLFLRGNAYARIQNRNNPGEWVDTITRRSFFPSTSVEVNAEGVINQ is encoded by the coding sequence ATGGCTCGATTGCTGAAATTCTTGCTCATTGCTCGGCTCAAGCAGCGCAAAACCGCAGGGTTCACCCTGATTGAACTGCTCGTGGCGATGATTATTGCGGTGTTGATCATGATTCCGCTGATGAGCTTGGCGGTGAACCTGATCGACACCGATCGCAGAGAACAAGCCAAGTCCACTTCTGAGCAGGAATTACAGGCGGCGGCGGACTTTATCGCCCGCGACCTGGAACGCGCCATCTATGTCTATGATGCGATCGCCCTCACCACCAACAACAACGCCACCGCCGCCAACTCCGGCATCCGCGACCAAATCCCCCCCGTCAAACCCGCTCCCGGCTGCACTGATGCCAATTTATGCCAACCCGTCCTCGCCTTCTGGACGCGCCGCCCCGTCCACGAAGCCGTTCCCTCCCTTGACCCCCAAACCCGCCGAAGCAGAAATGTCAACTGTAGTACAGCCAGCGATGCAGTCCGCGAAGCCTATTGTGATGACACCTTTGTCTATTCCCTGGTGGTGTACTATTTGATTCTCAACAATGGGGAAGATAAAGTCTGGTCTAACACCGCCCGCATCGGTCGCTTTGAACTGTCCGATGGGGTGAAGAATGTTGATAATGTGTATCTTGAAGATGTCGATCCCAACAGCGTGAAAGACGGAAATAAACGAGATCCGGGGTTTGTGCCGTTTGATTTGGGACTAGATGAGAGTATTCGCCTCAGTATGAATCAGTGGCGATCGGGCAACAAAGATAACAATAATCAAATTAATGCTGAAGCATTCGATGCTAGTAGTACGGTGCAAGTCTTGGTAGACTACATCGACCAAACTACGATCGCAGATAACAACGCCCTCCCCCGCACCGCTTGCCCTGCACCGGTGACAAACCCCCAAATTCCCCAAGAAGGCTGGATACAATCCCCCTACTACGGATCTCAAAACCCTGCGCCAAACCCTGCCCCTACTTCCCCGCCCACCGACTTCCAAACCTATAGTTTTTATAGCTGTATTAATGCTGAAGAAGGGATTGTTAAGCTCTTTTTGCGGGGGAATGCCTACGCTCGGATTCAAAATCGCAACAATCCGGGTGAATGGGTAGATACCATTACCCGCCGTAGCTTTTTCCCCAGTACGTCTGTTGAGGTCAATGCCGAAGGGGTGATTAATCAATAA
- the hpsA gene encoding hormogonium polysaccharide biosynthesis protein HpsA — translation MLKRLLKSLKILWQELIRLPQRGVRSLQTLLRQMTGQERGTTAGFVLPTVTMVTLVVVLTSATLVLRSMDRAKNASNFRVSQVVMNAAAPAIDRAKAKVENLFADPSLPRGTPSDSALSGVFERDKYTLEDEVRLQVAFDADGGGVNPTEEAVKTAWRFPVDTDNNGKFDSFTLYGVYYQSTDDRARVPFEARTRPQVLNATESNPACPDASGTSASLVETDGWYEQDGVLKKAFFTYVATVPISNVNEAGLLAGYSAAPYNSIGNYENFKGNPGFTALEYQQDRARIPLGNNAIVTEDDLDFTAGTDFRISGRILTNSNFVASERGGSAPIKLEFYQVSSPHSCFYEEENGKIIVQGNVGMGRIQDNANADRDVDVHLFSGIGNETLATGKINTTNRSVNNGSNKLAYNTKAYEDRISALVDLAKNEPVDPPAVTNRINERLDDNPEFKGNADEIDRIRSEELEIWFRNRTRKVPAIEVPFNSSRSTAIANIGLEDTRTDNMRPSKAWILPADGNTKLQLKSDQLHQANPDTVENEAFLGDRILVGNNLPAIWWDGSAFAGDESENTLQLDPTDEFPPINPGSAQYWYKPGGGQAASEGNRYRLTRARRLDDVGVTGRDGFWELMAQKVPEKKNEAVGGLRIVTGAGIYLPANLGAADNPASGNYEYIVWPDWMPQPPDPKSGLSYLDTHPYRNKVVERYSSTGAPIYIDDELATGADTPKRPYLKMRASAVYHYRYQDGKKPIACVSSFYDPTDWKTARNRSGLEKVSGEVANNAALSGDGFSNNGIVYGPPLPSGYEDEMKYQANLVYPNGRPVNPMLKKALSNTGTKTIAEQSALDAARCGFKILANPTDDIRTNLPDGFNLAHGTIQEVAFLDGRQIKSTEKPKQQKDGNPYNDRYNVQPSDKGQSEVNGTNPRTSQYDLELEHRLPMEIRSTVIDFYKLRQQPLLPTATGDVLPSPEYMFPVSGIVYATRNDGLADASNRPGTPAGTDPAKALLDNEPFMQKPVDKVSATDYWLDPTRRPNAIMIVNARRLNRENGNNFQETEKGLTLVSNLPVYIKAESANSGLNDGALPGFNIHDHEEFTTKLATDWGNFYTRGRTENDFNKQFACRKGDDRLPKCTEGDKWRPANILSDAATLLSDQFRFGFRNEGDYDIRNNQSDNFFRNPRIYKADEGVDTLINTAKLYPETSQALLPANGAMRNEEYTSLIPNTYKHIGQLRSNNGFPTDASFAVNGLSSEQSGDVFVTAGQNRKDEYYSRADSTINRNDVLNSTYFNNFVSPVQRRVNDRYEYVMETCLKLPVSQCKPEDWYFSPNVRASDIIDSKVETLIAASPNEHAGTTARPPGKNWQYFPRRVAFLRGSKSINGDPVATTLSGTKYEFHYPYLKDVTGLRTKSWTKPAPSTEKEYWAPPIGSLFVSQNSNNQRPIPIAVKANDSNKANDSVTCYTYDSVTATFLYNGDSTDSHSCQSFGAAKSNLKKANNTLWYFPGKDDANFTINNGDAKANNLPLGLRPDINAYNGDKFYSSAYDLRAANYNDEGANDQPSVLPVPQLNSVSNGNNNPADPRKPDDDSNGGQPYSSTAWLPQVADYNNNIHFNMVLAAGDSPIRDGEGAGGIGNIPRLLENWSPGGEQNIQATEIRGSLIQLQRSAYATAPFFHLSGWNFDTNNATAYGFRQKYRTGSGRFQYYEPSGRQWGFDVGMLSQLPDLFSQQFSLPPTDEPNEYFREVSRNDDWIRTLLCAEQIKPNPNYDSSDPNSPKFIRTQRRAINGDQIPNNFCDSNHPLP, via the coding sequence ATGTTAAAACGACTCCTCAAAAGTCTAAAAATTCTCTGGCAGGAGTTGATCCGTCTTCCCCAGCGCGGGGTGCGATCGCTACAAACTCTCCTGCGCCAGATGACGGGCCAAGAACGCGGCACAACCGCCGGGTTTGTCTTGCCGACGGTCACAATGGTGACCTTGGTGGTCGTTTTAACCAGTGCAACCCTTGTCCTGCGATCAATGGATCGGGCCAAAAACGCCAGTAATTTCCGGGTCAGCCAAGTGGTGATGAATGCCGCTGCGCCTGCGATCGACCGGGCGAAAGCGAAGGTAGAAAACCTTTTCGCTGACCCCAGTTTGCCACGGGGTACACCCTCCGATTCTGCCCTATCCGGGGTGTTTGAGCGCGACAAATATACTCTTGAAGATGAGGTACGGCTTCAGGTGGCTTTTGATGCTGATGGGGGTGGAGTTAACCCAACAGAAGAGGCTGTTAAAACAGCGTGGCGTTTTCCGGTGGATACGGACAATAACGGGAAATTTGACAGTTTTACCCTCTATGGCGTTTATTACCAATCCACGGACGATCGCGCCCGTGTGCCCTTTGAAGCCCGGACGCGGCCCCAAGTGTTAAATGCGACGGAAAGTAACCCTGCTTGTCCGGATGCGTCGGGAACCAGTGCAAGTTTGGTGGAAACGGATGGCTGGTACGAGCAAGATGGGGTCTTGAAAAAGGCGTTTTTCACCTATGTGGCGACCGTGCCGATTAGCAATGTCAATGAAGCGGGGTTGTTGGCGGGGTATAGTGCTGCGCCCTACAATTCCATCGGCAATTATGAGAATTTCAAAGGCAATCCGGGGTTTACGGCCTTGGAATACCAACAGGATCGGGCGCGGATTCCCTTGGGGAATAATGCGATCGTAACGGAGGATGATTTAGACTTCACCGCCGGGACAGATTTCCGCATCAGTGGTCGGATTCTGACGAATAGTAATTTTGTCGCATCGGAACGGGGTGGGTCTGCACCCATTAAGTTGGAATTCTACCAAGTTAGTAGTCCCCATTCCTGCTTTTATGAGGAAGAAAACGGCAAAATAATTGTTCAAGGTAATGTTGGGATGGGGCGCATTCAAGATAATGCCAATGCAGATCGAGATGTCGATGTTCATCTATTCAGTGGTATTGGCAACGAAACTCTGGCAACAGGCAAAATCAACACAACCAATCGTTCTGTAAACAACGGCTCGAACAAACTTGCTTACAACACAAAAGCATATGAAGACCGAATTTCTGCTCTGGTTGATTTAGCTAAGAATGAGCCTGTTGATCCCCCAGCAGTTACGAATCGGATCAATGAACGTCTTGACGACAATCCAGAATTCAAGGGTAATGCTGACGAGATTGATCGTATTCGGTCTGAAGAACTAGAAATCTGGTTCCGAAATCGAACTCGTAAGGTTCCCGCGATTGAGGTGCCTTTCAATTCTTCGCGAAGTACCGCAATCGCCAACATTGGGCTGGAAGACACAAGAACTGACAATATGCGTCCGTCCAAGGCATGGATTCTGCCTGCCGACGGAAACACTAAACTTCAACTTAAATCAGATCAACTTCATCAAGCTAATCCGGATACCGTTGAAAATGAAGCTTTTCTGGGCGATCGTATCCTTGTTGGGAATAATCTTCCTGCTATTTGGTGGGATGGGTCTGCTTTTGCAGGAGACGAGTCGGAAAACACGCTCCAACTCGATCCCACTGATGAATTTCCACCCATTAATCCTGGATCTGCTCAATATTGGTATAAACCTGGTGGTGGCCAAGCTGCCAGTGAAGGAAATCGTTATCGCCTCACCCGCGCCCGTCGTCTCGATGATGTGGGAGTCACAGGCCGTGATGGTTTCTGGGAATTGATGGCGCAGAAAGTACCTGAGAAGAAAAACGAAGCAGTTGGTGGTTTACGCATCGTGACCGGAGCAGGTATTTATCTCCCTGCGAATCTTGGTGCAGCAGACAACCCAGCATCAGGGAATTACGAGTATATTGTTTGGCCGGACTGGATGCCTCAACCCCCTGATCCAAAATCCGGACTGTCTTACCTTGACACTCACCCCTACCGCAATAAAGTTGTCGAGCGATACAGTTCTACTGGTGCTCCGATCTATATCGATGATGAATTAGCCACGGGAGCAGATACACCCAAACGTCCCTACTTGAAAATGCGAGCTAGTGCGGTCTATCACTATCGTTATCAAGATGGCAAAAAACCGATCGCCTGTGTGAGTAGTTTTTACGATCCCACTGATTGGAAAACGGCGCGAAATCGCAGCGGTTTAGAGAAGGTAAGTGGTGAAGTTGCCAACAACGCCGCCTTATCTGGTGATGGCTTTTCTAATAATGGAATTGTGTACGGCCCACCCCTGCCGTCCGGATATGAAGACGAAATGAAATATCAGGCAAATTTGGTTTATCCCAATGGTCGTCCTGTTAACCCAATGCTCAAGAAGGCTCTGAGCAACACAGGAACGAAAACCATTGCAGAACAGAGTGCGCTGGATGCCGCACGGTGCGGTTTCAAAATTCTTGCAAATCCAACCGATGACATCAGAACAAACCTCCCTGATGGTTTTAACTTAGCTCATGGAACCATTCAAGAAGTCGCATTCTTAGATGGTCGGCAGATCAAGAGCACTGAAAAGCCAAAACAACAAAAAGATGGTAATCCTTACAATGATCGCTACAATGTCCAACCCTCTGATAAGGGTCAATCTGAGGTGAATGGCACAAATCCTCGCACCTCTCAATATGACCTTGAACTAGAACATCGCCTGCCGATGGAAATTCGTTCCACGGTGATTGATTTTTATAAACTCCGTCAACAACCTCTACTCCCGACAGCAACAGGTGATGTTTTGCCGAGCCCTGAATACATGTTTCCTGTCAGTGGCATCGTTTATGCAACGCGGAATGATGGTTTAGCCGATGCGAGCAATCGTCCTGGAACACCAGCAGGTACAGATCCTGCTAAGGCTTTGCTGGATAACGAACCTTTCATGCAAAAGCCAGTTGACAAGGTCAGTGCAACGGACTATTGGCTTGATCCAACGCGCCGTCCTAATGCCATCATGATTGTCAATGCTCGGCGGCTCAACCGGGAAAATGGTAATAATTTCCAAGAGACAGAAAAGGGTTTAACTCTAGTCAGTAATTTGCCAGTCTATATCAAAGCAGAATCGGCTAATAGCGGGCTAAATGATGGTGCCTTACCTGGGTTTAATATTCATGACCATGAGGAGTTCACTACAAAACTGGCTACGGATTGGGGGAACTTCTACACACGCGGTCGAACTGAAAATGACTTTAATAAACAGTTTGCTTGCCGTAAAGGAGATGACCGCTTGCCGAAATGTACTGAGGGCGATAAGTGGCGACCGGCGAATATCTTGAGTGATGCCGCAACATTACTATCAGACCAGTTCCGTTTCGGTTTCCGAAATGAGGGTGATTATGACATCCGTAATAACCAAAGTGATAACTTCTTCCGGAACCCTCGAATTTATAAAGCGGATGAAGGTGTTGACACCTTGATTAATACGGCCAAACTCTATCCTGAAACGTCGCAGGCGCTGCTGCCAGCGAATGGCGCGATGCGTAATGAGGAGTACACGAGTTTAATTCCAAATACCTACAAACATATTGGTCAACTTCGGAGTAATAATGGGTTTCCAACAGATGCTAGCTTCGCTGTGAATGGTTTGTCGAGTGAACAATCAGGTGATGTCTTTGTTACTGCTGGTCAAAATCGTAAGGATGAATATTATTCACGAGCAGATAGCACAATCAATAGGAATGATGTTCTCAACAGCACGTATTTCAATAACTTTGTGAGTCCGGTACAACGTCGTGTTAATGACCGTTACGAATATGTAATGGAGACTTGCTTAAAGTTGCCAGTGTCTCAATGTAAGCCAGAAGATTGGTATTTCTCACCAAATGTTCGGGCTTCAGACATCATTGATTCTAAGGTTGAAACTTTAATTGCTGCTTCGCCAAATGAACATGCAGGCACAACAGCACGCCCACCCGGTAAAAATTGGCAGTATTTCCCACGCCGCGTTGCCTTTTTGCGAGGCTCTAAAAGCATCAATGGTGATCCTGTAGCAACAACACTTTCTGGCACAAAATATGAGTTTCACTATCCATATCTCAAAGATGTGACAGGGTTACGAACTAAATCATGGACTAAACCAGCACCATCTACCGAAAAAGAATACTGGGCTCCCCCCATCGGAAGTTTGTTTGTTAGTCAAAACAGTAATAATCAGCGACCTATCCCTATTGCAGTTAAAGCCAATGACTCTAATAAAGCCAATGACTCTGTCACTTGCTACACCTATGATTCAGTGACCGCGACCTTCTTATACAATGGTGATTCTACAGATAGCCATTCCTGTCAGTCATTTGGGGCTGCCAAATCAAACCTCAAAAAGGCAAACAATACCCTATGGTATTTTCCTGGAAAAGATGATGCTAACTTTACAATCAATAATGGTGATGCAAAGGCAAACAATCTTCCACTAGGATTAAGACCAGATATAAATGCCTACAATGGTGACAAATTTTACTCCAGTGCCTATGATCTTCGAGCTGCGAATTATAACGATGAAGGAGCTAATGATCAACCCTCTGTGCTGCCAGTCCCTCAACTGAATTCTGTATCTAATGGAAATAATAATCCGGCAGATCCTCGTAAACCAGATGATGATAGTAACGGTGGACAACCCTATAGTTCAACGGCTTGGCTTCCGCAGGTTGCTGACTATAACAACAATATTCACTTCAATATGGTGTTGGCGGCAGGTGATAGCCCCATCCGTGATGGTGAAGGGGCTGGTGGAATTGGTAATATTCCACGCTTACTAGAGAACTGGTCACCCGGCGGTGAACAGAATATTCAAGCCACCGAAATCAGAGGTTCCTTGATCCAACTTCAGCGTAGTGCTTATGCTACCGCTCCATTTTTCCACCTGTCTGGCTGGAATTTTGACACGAACAATGCCACAGCCTATGGATTCCGGCAAAAGTATCGTACCGGAAGTGGTCGGTTCCAATACTATGAACCCTCTGGCCGGCAATGGGGGTTTGATGTGGGGATGCTCTCCCAACTGCCGGATCTGTTCTCCCAACAATTCTCCCTGCCGCCCACCGACGAACCCAACGAATACTTCCGCGAAGTCAGCCGGAACGACGATTGGATTCGCACCCTCCTCTGTGCAGAACAGATCAAACCAAATCCCAATTACGACTCCTCTGATCCCAACTCTCCAAAATTCATCAGAACTCAACGACGTGCCATCAATGGAGATCAAATCCCTAACAATTTCTGCGATAGCAACCACCCCTTACCCTAG
- the hpsB gene encoding hormogonium polysaccharide secretion pseudopilin HpsB → MLTQPKPTNTESGFTIIESLLAVIVIAIVLVGIGPIIAFSASTRLQSRRIEVGIQSARGYISGVQSGTIAPPPITEAGAGDTVALKLKDVNVPASAALACTSNAYCTAPAPTTEFSLYCIDQDNDGRCTSTSSNDLIIQAFGKQAPLGSATTPTADQRAEAGYQLGIRVYRANGFQSDVTLKKSSDNTSTSGGRNQASIVTGGLGSRNLPVVEMTTEMGIDGSGGTRYEDFCKRINRTASGSCN, encoded by the coding sequence ATGCTCACCCAACCCAAACCAACCAACACCGAATCTGGATTCACCATCATTGAATCCCTCCTCGCTGTGATTGTGATTGCCATTGTTTTGGTGGGCATTGGGCCGATCATTGCCTTCTCCGCCTCCACCCGGCTCCAGTCCCGCCGGATCGAGGTGGGGATTCAATCGGCACGGGGCTACATTAGCGGCGTGCAAAGCGGCACGATCGCACCTCCCCCGATCACCGAAGCCGGAGCCGGCGACACCGTTGCCCTCAAACTCAAAGATGTCAACGTCCCCGCCAGTGCGGCCCTCGCCTGCACTAGCAATGCCTACTGCACCGCCCCCGCACCCACCACCGAATTCAGTCTCTACTGTATCGACCAAGATAACGATGGACGCTGCACCAGCACCAGTAGCAACGATCTGATCATCCAAGCCTTCGGTAAACAAGCCCCCCTCGGCAGCGCCACCACCCCCACCGCCGACCAACGAGCCGAAGCGGGCTATCAACTGGGAATTCGTGTTTATCGGGCCAACGGTTTTCAATCGGATGTGACTCTCAAGAAAAGCTCAGATAATACCAGCACCAGTGGCGGGCGGAACCAAGCCAGCATCGTCACCGGAGGTCTAGGGAGCCGCAATTTACCCGTGGTGGAAATGACCACTGAAATGGGGATTGATGGGTCGGGTGGCACTCGTTATGAAGACTTTTGTAAACGGATCAACCGTACCGCGTCTGGCAGTTGTAATTAA